One genomic window of Haloarchaeobius salinus includes the following:
- a CDS encoding GNAT family N-acetyltransferase has product MSEHVLRPAERADVPGVQRVARAGWHAAYDDVMDPDTVDDCIDDWYDAETLVEAIEDDDVDYLVATVDDRVVGYASVGPTGDDHPASVAGLYSIYVHPRCWGQGIGTSLFERCVTRLRERGFERLVLRVIADNDVGISFYRRHGFERTGEETVELKGQPLTECEFARDL; this is encoded by the coding sequence ATGTCAGAGCACGTCCTCCGCCCGGCCGAGCGGGCGGACGTTCCGGGTGTCCAGCGCGTCGCCCGCGCCGGCTGGCACGCCGCCTACGACGACGTCATGGACCCCGACACCGTCGACGACTGCATCGACGACTGGTACGACGCCGAGACGCTCGTCGAGGCCATCGAAGACGACGACGTCGACTACCTCGTCGCCACGGTCGACGACCGGGTCGTCGGCTACGCGTCGGTCGGCCCGACGGGGGACGACCACCCCGCGTCGGTCGCCGGGCTGTACAGCATCTACGTTCACCCCCGCTGCTGGGGGCAGGGCATCGGGACGTCGCTGTTCGAGCGCTGTGTGACCCGGCTCCGCGAGCGCGGCTTCGAGCGGCTCGTCCTCCGGGTCATCGCCGATAACGACGTCGGCATCTCGTTCTACCGGCGTCACGGCTTCGAGCGGACCGGGGAGGAGACGGTCGAGCTGAAGGGCCAGCCCCTCACGGAGTGCGAGTTCGCCCGCGACCTCTAG
- a CDS encoding DUF4397 domain-containing protein, protein MKPDGLRRRRVLQLTAGLATAALAGCADTGDGGSNGTGNGTTTGPMGTTAGTTDGGMQTTEGTANGTTEQTTEGTTEQGTTEEQTTTTGGSGRLRAVHASPDAPAVDVYVDGEAMLTDVSFGTISDYQTAPAGERAVRITAAGDESTVVFDSTVTVQADTSYTVVAFGNLTADEFAVGVLEDAPPSVGSDEAAVGLFHASPDAPPVTVTVASSGDALFENLGYGEQTDYTTVPAGSYTLEVRPASGGDPVATFDVDLEGGTAYSAFAVGYLEPANAPGDEPFDLLLATDTTTTTMQLL, encoded by the coding sequence ATGAAACCAGATGGCCTCCGACGGCGACGCGTCCTTCAGCTGACGGCTGGACTCGCGACAGCGGCCCTGGCGGGCTGTGCGGACACGGGCGATGGTGGCAGCAACGGGACCGGGAACGGCACGACGACCGGGCCGATGGGGACGACCGCGGGCACGACAGATGGCGGGATGCAGACGACGGAGGGGACGGCCAATGGCACGACGGAACAGACGACGGAGGGGACGACCGAACAGGGGACCACCGAGGAGCAGACGACGACGACCGGCGGTTCGGGACGGCTGCGGGCCGTCCACGCGTCACCGGACGCGCCGGCCGTGGACGTGTACGTCGACGGCGAGGCGATGCTGACCGATGTGTCGTTCGGAACTATCAGCGACTACCAGACGGCACCGGCGGGCGAACGGGCGGTCCGCATCACTGCGGCGGGCGACGAGAGCACCGTCGTGTTCGATAGCACGGTGACGGTCCAGGCGGACACGAGCTACACCGTGGTCGCGTTCGGGAACCTCACGGCTGACGAGTTCGCGGTCGGCGTACTCGAGGATGCACCGCCGTCGGTCGGTTCGGACGAGGCGGCGGTGGGCCTGTTCCACGCGTCCCCGGACGCCCCGCCGGTCACGGTGACGGTCGCGTCGAGCGGTGACGCGCTGTTCGAGAACCTCGGCTACGGCGAGCAGACGGACTACACGACGGTCCCCGCGGGGTCGTACACACTCGAGGTGCGGCCCGCGAGCGGGGGCGATCCGGTCGCGACGTTCGACGTCGACCTCGAGGGCGGGACGGCGTACTCGGCGTTCGCCGTGGGCTACCTCGAGCCGGCGAACGCGCCGGGTGACGAGCCGTTCGACCTGCTGCTCGCGACCGATACGACGACGACGACGATGCAGCTGCTCTAG
- a CDS encoding DUF2892 domain-containing protein, which translates to MELTENLDDRDGLARKLFAAGLAVFALWSLRKGKRPRGVLAGIGAVALGYSASTGSGDVKENFSESLGTEPTSETEKLRCAICEEPIVTGQARTPNENNETVHENCLEASA; encoded by the coding sequence ATGGAGCTGACAGAGAACCTCGACGATCGCGACGGGCTCGCTCGCAAACTCTTCGCCGCCGGCCTGGCAGTATTCGCCCTCTGGTCGCTCCGGAAGGGCAAGCGACCACGCGGCGTGCTGGCGGGAATCGGTGCCGTTGCGCTCGGATACAGCGCGTCGACCGGATCCGGCGACGTGAAGGAAAACTTCTCGGAGAGCCTCGGCACCGAACCAACGAGCGAGACCGAAAAGCTGCGCTGTGCGATCTGCGAGGAACCCATCGTCACGGGACAAGCCCGAACGCCGAACGAAAACAACGAGACCGTCCACGAGAACTGTCTCGAAGCGTCCGCGTGA
- the nthA gene encoding nitrile hydratase subunit alpha, producing the protein MTDEHGHSHDDDDHAHENEHSHDQHDDHHHHDDHHQNDETAADPRPRVRAIQSLLVEKGLVSTDAIDEAIASYERDIGPKNGARVVARAWTDPDFEERLLEDAPAALEAFDFDVGVQHIDVKKNTEDVHNAVVCTLCSCYPWSLLGLPPTWYKTPSYRSRMVREPRAVLEEFGLELDDGIDVDVWDSSSEIRYMVLPRRPEGTGGYDEDELAELVTRDAMIGVERLAGHGSADGGADATSGPAADGGHADPTSAFADLLGVDAEPTFSEPWQARAFGVTVALYDEGDGFDWSAFQRRLIDAVEATPTDAYATDGDRERDGPGTGTGARSETSETAATTERIYYDQWHTALERLLVSHDALESDAIDARAAEFAAGDRTAEEFVAGDRTH; encoded by the coding sequence ATGACCGACGAGCACGGGCACAGCCACGACGACGACGACCACGCTCACGAAAACGAACACAGTCACGACCAGCACGACGACCATCACCACCACGACGACCACCACCAAAACGACGAAACCGCGGCCGATCCACGGCCCCGCGTTCGAGCGATCCAGTCGCTGCTCGTCGAGAAGGGGCTCGTCTCGACCGACGCGATCGACGAGGCGATCGCCTCCTACGAACGCGATATCGGCCCGAAGAACGGGGCTCGCGTCGTCGCCCGGGCGTGGACCGATCCCGACTTCGAGGAGCGACTCCTCGAGGACGCCCCCGCTGCACTCGAGGCGTTCGATTTCGACGTCGGCGTCCAGCACATCGACGTGAAGAAGAACACCGAAGACGTCCACAACGCCGTCGTCTGCACGCTGTGTTCGTGCTATCCGTGGTCGCTACTCGGGCTGCCGCCGACGTGGTACAAGACGCCGTCCTATCGATCGCGAATGGTCCGGGAGCCGCGAGCCGTCCTCGAGGAGTTCGGGCTCGAACTCGACGACGGGATCGACGTCGACGTCTGGGACTCCAGCTCCGAGATCAGGTACATGGTGCTCCCGAGACGCCCCGAGGGAACGGGCGGCTACGACGAAGACGAACTCGCGGAACTCGTCACCCGCGACGCGATGATCGGCGTCGAGCGACTCGCCGGTCACGGCTCGGCGGACGGGGGCGCGGACGCGACCTCGGGACCAGCCGCCGACGGCGGACACGCCGACCCCACCAGCGCCTTCGCGGACCTGCTCGGCGTCGACGCGGAGCCGACGTTCTCGGAACCGTGGCAGGCCCGAGCCTTCGGCGTGACCGTCGCCCTGTACGACGAGGGCGACGGATTCGATTGGTCGGCGTTCCAGCGACGCTTGATCGATGCCGTCGAGGCGACGCCGACCGACGCCTACGCCACCGACGGCGACCGCGAGCGAGACGGTCCCGGCACCGGAACCGGAGCCAGAAGCGAAACGAGCGAAACCGCCGCCACGACCGAACGCATCTACTATGACCAGTGGCACACCGCCCTCGAGCGCTTGCTCGTCTCTCACGACGCCCTCGAGTCCGACGCAATCGACGCTCGAGCGGCCGAATTCGCCGCCGGCGATCGGACGGCCGAGGAGTTCGTCGCCGGCGACCGCACCCATTGA
- the nthB gene encoding nitrile hydratase subunit beta, with protein MNGIHDMGGMHGFGAVPVDDEAQFHADWERVVFALVRAIRPQGIYNIDESRYGIERMDPVDYLAASYFERWLASLERNLVEKGHLTEDEIEAAHQRARDLEDPGELVPERQDPDLAERVRAAFERPASFDRPNDEPRFGVGDAVRVRNDHPEGHTRCPRYVRRTTGEIRTVHGNHVFPDANAHGEERDEPLYTVAFDAAEVWGPDAEDPDDTIHVDLWEPYLRPAEAER; from the coding sequence GTGAACGGCATCCACGACATGGGCGGGATGCACGGATTCGGGGCTGTCCCCGTCGACGATGAGGCCCAGTTCCACGCGGACTGGGAACGGGTCGTCTTCGCGTTAGTGCGCGCGATACGACCGCAGGGCATCTACAACATCGACGAGAGTCGCTACGGAATCGAGCGGATGGATCCGGTGGACTACCTCGCGGCGTCGTACTTCGAACGCTGGCTGGCGAGCCTCGAGCGGAACCTCGTGGAGAAGGGCCACCTCACCGAGGACGAGATCGAGGCCGCCCACCAGCGGGCTCGCGACCTCGAGGACCCCGGGGAACTGGTCCCCGAACGGCAGGATCCCGACCTCGCCGAGCGAGTGAGAGCGGCGTTCGAGCGGCCGGCGTCGTTCGATCGGCCGAACGACGAGCCCCGGTTCGGCGTAGGAGACGCGGTTCGCGTGCGCAACGACCACCCCGAGGGACACACGCGCTGCCCTCGGTACGTCCGGCGAACGACCGGCGAGATCCGAACCGTCCACGGAAACCACGTCTTCCCGGACGCCAACGCCCACGGCGAGGAACGAGACGAGCCGCTGTACACCGTCGCCTTCGACGCCGCCGAGGTGTGGGGTCCCGACGCCGAGGACCCCGACGACACGATCCACGTCGATCTCTGGGAACCGTATCTGCGACCCGCGGAGGCGGAACGATGA
- a CDS encoding serine hydrolase has protein sequence MHERDADGSRIGSGLSRRDVLKTSSVLAGVTATAGCSIQSGLDAVEEIANEAETPLLDPESVDWVADRATTSERFEQMNDDARADGLMLVELGVDTTTRDYYGVWHENVRHVEFSEHFDWEAHWDLAYDEFEGVNDDLEADYRLVDQVQYFLPDETVGDDGRCYGGIWLENPDEFEWRSSQVVLDGQFDEMAANYETQLDPALVPVDVEGYWDEWAEEVKYAWAWVENVDDREWELARDMTVDEFESANDSKRSEGYRLVDVSVYANDGTCAVAAIWVENTDRNAFQGSQDGTDDGDGRAWDAHVDLTRTAYSDTVREMHDRGYRPVSLSLVDAVGGAGSHAAAWRQNSMRPSWADRADADDELLDFITDHDLPSISAAIYQDGVNVYRRGFGYRDIDEQRPADARTRYRLASVSKPIGGLLGFRLQEAGDVDLTADETSDYLPLGDAHEHTLADLLAHHGCIPHYAESTVTTGEYDHYESAVDAAEAFDYWDEELIEEPVELDEDGDGEDEKSLEFGEVDEDDIDLGPDASECVAGEAYRYSTAGYTLLGAAYEEATGTVVDDLVREELSEPFDLHSLRREDRREDDPHRARIYEFDDDVDQTYPGEDDDDYVAWAKNVALEEGDPGPDDDAWEYVDSNSWSVLGAGLESHVTDLARLGQLVLDNQILEESSRDEMWEPYNPDVEPQRALGWHTDTLWGIDRVGHDGSNTGGNASLMVFPEDDVVVAVQSNRQSEDNDHVKNAAVDLAITLDIV, from the coding sequence ATGCACGAACGAGACGCCGACGGGAGCCGGATCGGTTCCGGGCTCTCGCGGCGGGACGTCCTGAAGACGTCGAGTGTACTAGCCGGGGTGACTGCGACGGCCGGCTGTTCGATCCAGTCCGGGCTCGACGCCGTCGAGGAGATAGCCAACGAAGCCGAAACCCCGCTCCTCGATCCCGAATCCGTCGACTGGGTCGCCGATCGGGCCACGACCAGCGAACGATTCGAGCAGATGAACGACGACGCCCGAGCGGACGGACTCATGCTGGTGGAACTCGGCGTCGATACGACCACCAGGGACTACTACGGCGTCTGGCACGAGAACGTCAGACACGTGGAGTTCTCAGAGCACTTCGACTGGGAAGCACACTGGGATCTCGCGTACGACGAGTTCGAGGGAGTCAACGACGACCTCGAAGCCGACTACCGCCTCGTCGACCAGGTACAGTACTTCCTCCCCGACGAGACCGTGGGCGACGACGGTCGATGCTACGGCGGCATCTGGCTCGAGAACCCCGACGAGTTCGAGTGGCGGTCGTCACAGGTCGTCCTCGACGGGCAGTTCGACGAGATGGCCGCGAACTACGAAACCCAGCTCGACCCCGCCCTCGTGCCCGTCGACGTCGAGGGATACTGGGACGAGTGGGCGGAGGAAGTCAAGTACGCCTGGGCGTGGGTCGAGAACGTCGACGACCGCGAGTGGGAGCTCGCACGCGACATGACCGTCGACGAGTTCGAGTCCGCGAACGACTCGAAACGAAGCGAGGGCTACCGGCTCGTCGACGTCTCGGTGTACGCCAACGACGGGACGTGCGCGGTCGCGGCCATCTGGGTGGAGAACACCGACCGGAACGCGTTCCAGGGCAGTCAGGACGGCACCGACGACGGCGACGGTCGCGCGTGGGACGCGCACGTCGACCTCACGAGAACGGCGTACAGCGACACGGTCCGGGAGATGCACGATCGAGGCTACCGACCCGTGAGTCTGTCCCTCGTCGACGCGGTCGGCGGTGCAGGAAGTCACGCGGCCGCGTGGCGCCAAAACTCGATGCGCCCCAGCTGGGCGGATCGAGCGGACGCCGACGACGAACTGCTCGACTTCATCACCGACCACGACCTCCCGAGCATCAGCGCAGCCATCTACCAGGACGGCGTGAACGTCTACCGGCGCGGGTTCGGCTACCGCGACATCGACGAGCAGCGCCCGGCCGACGCCCGCACGCGTTATCGGCTCGCGTCGGTCAGCAAGCCGATCGGGGGACTCCTCGGATTCCGCCTGCAGGAAGCCGGTGACGTCGACCTCACGGCGGACGAAACGAGCGACTACCTCCCGCTCGGCGACGCACACGAGCACACGCTCGCGGACTTGCTCGCGCACCACGGCTGTATCCCGCACTACGCCGAGTCCACAGTGACCACTGGCGAGTACGATCACTACGAGTCGGCGGTCGACGCCGCCGAAGCATTCGACTACTGGGACGAGGAACTCATCGAAGAACCCGTCGAGCTGGACGAGGACGGTGACGGCGAGGACGAGAAGTCACTGGAGTTCGGCGAAGTAGACGAGGACGACATCGATCTCGGGCCAGACGCGAGCGAGTGCGTTGCTGGCGAGGCGTACCGGTACAGTACGGCCGGCTACACGCTACTCGGCGCGGCGTACGAGGAAGCGACCGGGACGGTCGTCGACGACCTCGTTCGCGAGGAACTCAGCGAACCATTCGACCTCCACTCCCTCCGGCGAGAGGACCGCCGCGAGGACGACCCGCATCGAGCCCGGATCTACGAGTTCGACGACGACGTCGATCAGACCTATCCCGGCGAGGACGACGACGACTACGTCGCCTGGGCGAAGAACGTCGCCCTCGAAGAGGGCGACCCCGGCCCCGACGACGACGCCTGGGAGTACGTCGACAGCAACAGCTGGTCGGTCCTCGGTGCCGGTCTCGAATCCCACGTCACCGACCTCGCCCGCCTCGGGCAACTCGTCCTCGACAACCAGATACTAGAGGAGAGTAGTCGCGACGAGATGTGGGAGCCGTACAATCCCGACGTGGAGCCACAGCGAGCCCTCGGGTGGCACACCGATACCCTCTGGGGGATAGACAGGGTCGGGCACGACGGGAGCAATACCGGTGGGAACGCCTCCCTCATGGTCTTCCCCGAAGACGACGTCGTCGTCGCCGTCCAATCGAACCGACAATCCGAAGACAACGACCACGTGAAAAACGCCGCCGTGGACCTCGCAATCACCCTCGACATCGTCTAA
- a CDS encoding helix-turn-helix transcriptional regulator: MNQHEHEYLTVLNRVPVLEATRDRSVDRSTLQDELDISRATAYRRTSALTEEGLLEQTPTGYRATGAGCAAIDAAERFERSMAAIDRLQPLLSQLSAPELTRNIHRFADAELAVATPQNPSAPVEPWLEHFESFDRCRTLVVAGCPPAVTKLGVEHARNDVDFESICTPLALEADQNASEEAFDTIASAEAPSLYTHPGLPFTMGIIDDVVIVGGFDSETSLPVASVVTDDPDAREWAAELYRKYRRDAEPLDVPEAVA; encoded by the coding sequence ATGAACCAACACGAACACGAGTATCTGACGGTGCTGAACCGGGTCCCGGTGCTCGAAGCGACCCGCGACCGGTCGGTGGACCGGTCGACCCTGCAGGACGAACTCGACATCTCCCGCGCGACGGCCTACCGCCGGACCTCCGCGCTCACCGAGGAGGGACTGCTCGAACAGACGCCGACGGGCTACCGCGCGACCGGAGCGGGCTGTGCCGCCATCGATGCCGCCGAACGGTTCGAGCGCTCCATGGCCGCCATCGACCGGCTGCAACCCCTGCTCTCCCAGCTCTCCGCACCGGAACTCACGCGAAACATCCACCGCTTCGCCGATGCCGAACTCGCCGTCGCCACGCCACAGAACCCGAGCGCCCCGGTCGAACCCTGGCTCGAACACTTCGAGTCGTTCGACCGCTGCCGGACCCTGGTCGTCGCCGGCTGCCCGCCCGCGGTCACCAAGCTGGGCGTCGAGCACGCCCGGAACGACGTCGACTTCGAGTCCATCTGTACGCCGCTGGCACTCGAAGCCGACCAGAACGCGTCCGAAGAGGCGTTCGACACCATCGCCAGCGCCGAGGCACCGTCGCTCTACACCCACCCCGGCCTCCCGTTCACCATGGGCATCATCGACGACGTTGTCATCGTCGGCGGCTTCGACAGCGAGACCTCCCTGCCCGTCGCCTCCGTGGTGACCGACGACCCCGACGCCCGCGAGTGGGCTGCCGAACTGTACCGCAAGTACCGGCGCGATGCGGAGCCGCTGGACGTGCCGGAAGCCGTCGCCTGA